The DNA sequence GCAACGGCTATATTGGTCCTCCCGCACCACCAAAGGTCATCCTCGAAAACAAGGCGCCGTTACTGGCTTGTGAATCAGCCTACTTGTTTGACAACGCTTCAAAGATCAAGTTATACGGCAAGGACGAATACGATGTCCGTCCGATTGCCAGTATCACAAAGCTCTGACCGCATTGACGTTTCTCAAGTTCAACGTCAAATGGGCTAAGACGGTCGAAATGACTATGGAAGATGTTGAGAACTCATCTCGCTCCGTCTTGCGCGCTGGACACACGTACCGCGTCGACGATCTCTTTCATGCCAGCCTGATGGGTTCCGATAATCGCGCCACGCGTGCACTGGCACGATCGACAGGCGTTTCGATGGACAGCTTTGTTGTCTGTATGAACAAGACGGCTGACGATCTTGGCTTGATGACGCTAAGTGTCGAGGAACCAACCGGACTGTCAGAACAGAACGTTGCAAGCGCCGCTGATGTTGCGCGACTTATGAACGCCGCCGCCAACAACAAGAATATCGGCTCGGTGCTGCAGATGAAAAGCTATAGCTTCTCTTCCGTAAATCGCAAACGCCAATATACCTTCGGCAATACGAACCGTCTTCTCAGTGGTCGTTGGGACGTCGAGGGCGGAAAGACTGGCTACATCGACGAGTCCGGCTGGTGCTTTGTAGCTCGTGTGAATGATCGCCACGGGCACGACTTGACTGCCGTGGTCCTCGGCGCCAACTCCAATACCCAGCGTTTTCGCCAGACACAGAAGCTATTCGACTGGGCGTTCGGCCAGCTCGATAGTCGGAAATACTAATTTCGTCCATTCATAATCGCAGCTTTTCTCCCCATTCATTTCTTCTGATTCCCGGTGCGGCAATCGTGTGCAACGAAAGATTTGCCGAATGTCTCAATCTCTCCGCAAAAATCGTTGACAATTGCAAATGAATAAATAGATTACTCGCCTTTAGAAGCTGGCGCCCTAGCTCAGTTGGTAGAGCAGCAGACTGAAAATCTGCGTGTCCCCAGTTCGATTCTGGGGGGCGCCACTTTTGATGCCAAACCCTAGGTAGTCTTTACGCCACCCTAGCTCAGTTGGTAGAGCAGCTGATTCGTAATCAGCAGGTCGTCGGTTCGACTCCGATGGGTGGCTTTTTTTATGGGACACTTTTGGTGCAAGTTTGTACAAAGGGCAGGCCAAGTTTGCTCCAAAGTGTTGAGACGTCCTGACAGGTGAAATTCAATGCCGTAAGTAGCCACTCATTGGCATCGAATCACGGACGACCGACTCGTTGGAGCTGTCAATTCTGATGAACGTTTGTTGTACATGCGAAGGAACAGGGACTTCCAATCTACCTAGTCGCTTGCTAGCCCGAACCCGCATGGATTTTACTTCAACGCATTCTTGCGTTCATTTTACTGATCAA is a window from the bacterium genome containing:
- a CDS encoding D-alanyl-D-alanine carboxypeptidase, with protein sequence MTMEDVENSSRSVLRAGHTYRVDDLFHASLMGSDNRATRALARSTGVSMDSFVVCMNKTADDLGLMTLSVEEPTGLSEQNVASAADVARLMNAAANNKNIGSVLQMKSYSFSSVNRKRQYTFGNTNRLLSGRWDVEGGKTGYIDESGWCFVARVNDRHGHDLTAVVLGANSNTQRFRQTQKLFDWAFGQLDSRKY